The Methanosphaera sp. BMS genome contains a region encoding:
- a CDS encoding putative quinol monooxygenase: protein MIIVNASLKAKKDKIDDIVSEAEKLILASREHEGNISYNLFKDVLDDSLTFVEKWESKEALEKHMKTDEFIAFGNDIKEFLTDELDITVYVAEPVTGN, encoded by the coding sequence ATGATAATCGTAAACGCATCATTAAAAGCAAAAAAAGACAAAATAGACGATATTGTAAGTGAAGCAGAAAAATTAATCCTAGCATCAAGAGAACATGAAGGAAACATATCCTATAACTTATTCAAAGATGTTTTGGATGATTCCCTAACTTTCGTTGAAAAATGGGAGTCAAAAGAAGCTTTGGAAAAACACATGAAAACGGATGAATTTATAGCATTCGGTAATGATATTAAAGAATTCCTAACAGATGAGCTAGACATTACAGTCTATGTTGCAGAACCTGTAACTGGAAATTAA
- a CDS encoding mechanosensitive ion channel family protein, with protein MISQPYDLIVPYLYTIFEIVLAIAIPLIIMKIIVKALLKYDDADNNEKVLVKKIISIIHYLTVVIILVSILSVLGIDLQSLILSLGLASVAVSLAAKDTLSNIISGVIIILEKKFKVGDLIEIDGKVGKVTRIGLKSVELEYKTKYISVPNVVFSTKSFINFTKYGVYAESFQVNLRNDYELEEKIHEIENILDNNPLILKEPKYLILPKNITAYGVDVTVKFYVNDPIKNNIIKAKLIREIKQKVVIENID; from the coding sequence ATGATATCACAACCGTATGACTTGATAGTGCCATATCTATACACAATATTTGAAATAGTTCTTGCAATAGCCATACCCTTAATAATCATGAAGATTATTGTCAAGGCCCTATTGAAATATGATGATGCAGACAATAATGAAAAGGTACTGGTTAAAAAAATAATATCCATTATTCATTATCTAACTGTGGTAATAATACTTGTTTCAATCTTATCTGTATTGGGTATAGATTTGCAGAGTTTGATTCTTAGTTTAGGACTGGCAAGTGTAGCAGTCAGTCTTGCTGCGAAGGATACATTGTCCAATATTATTTCGGGCGTTATAATAATTCTTGAAAAGAAATTCAAGGTTGGCGACTTGATAGAAATAGATGGAAAAGTGGGAAAGGTAACAAGGATAGGCCTTAAATCTGTTGAATTGGAATATAAAACCAAGTATATTTCAGTGCCCAATGTGGTATTCAGTACGAAGTCATTTATAAACTTTACAAAGTATGGCGTATACGCCGAATCATTCCAGGTAAATCTTAGAAATGACTATGAATTAGAAGAAAAAATACATGAAATCGAAAATATACTTGATAATAATCCGTTAATACTAAAGGAACCGAAATATCTGATATTGCCTAAGAATATTACGGCGTATGGGGTTGATGTTACCGTTAAATTTTACGTAAATGATCCTATTAAAAACAATATTATTAAAGCCAAGTTAATCAGGGAAATTAAACAGAAAGTGGTAATCGAGAATATAGACTGA
- a CDS encoding aldo/keto reductase → MKKMGFGMMRLPLTDENDLKSINQEEVNKMADIFMENGFNYFDTAYPYHDGLSEVALKKAVVERYPRDSFVIADKLPLFLITKDEQLEQIFNQQLERCGVDYFDYYLLHNVSGFSEAGFIDVDSFSFVKKLKEDGKIKKMGLSTHANAEYLDNILKNHPEIEFVQLQVNYLDWENDGVESRKCVEVAKKYNLPVIVMEPLKGGFLANIPPEAEKIMKEYNPDASAVSWALKYVASMDEVFMVLNGVSSLEQMEENIKIMDSHEKLNPDEYEIISSVIDIINSKITVPCTKCNYCISTCPVNINIPKLFDFYNNQKIENIQTFTAVGNAYVNYSKIESNGIASECIQCGKCVKECPQHINIPEVMEDVKKTFEIPLYGFKEEE, encoded by the coding sequence ATGAAAAAGATGGGTTTTGGAATGATGAGATTACCATTAACTGATGAAAACGACTTAAAATCAATAAATCAGGAAGAAGTAAATAAGATGGCAGATATATTTATGGAAAACGGATTTAACTACTTTGACACCGCATATCCGTATCATGATGGATTAAGTGAGGTGGCCCTTAAAAAGGCAGTGGTTGAAAGATATCCACGAGATTCATTTGTCATAGCAGATAAACTGCCACTGTTTTTAATAACAAAAGATGAACAATTGGAACAAATATTCAACCAACAACTGGAACGCTGTGGAGTAGATTACTTCGACTATTACCTTTTGCATAATGTAAGCGGATTCTCTGAGGCAGGATTTATAGATGTTGACTCATTTTCATTCGTAAAGAAATTAAAGGAAGATGGAAAAATAAAAAAGATGGGACTATCGACACACGCCAATGCAGAATACCTGGACAACATACTAAAAAATCATCCTGAGATAGAATTCGTACAACTGCAGGTAAACTACCTTGACTGGGAAAACGATGGAGTAGAATCAAGAAAATGCGTAGAAGTGGCAAAAAAATACAATCTGCCTGTAATCGTGATGGAACCGCTAAAAGGCGGATTTCTTGCAAACATACCACCAGAAGCCGAAAAAATAATGAAGGAATACAATCCGGATGCATCAGCAGTATCCTGGGCATTAAAATACGTGGCCAGCATGGATGAAGTATTCATGGTATTAAATGGGGTAAGCAGTCTTGAACAAATGGAAGAAAACATAAAAATCATGGATTCCCACGAGAAATTAAACCCTGATGAATATGAAATAATATCCAGTGTAATTGACATAATAAACAGCAAAATAACAGTACCATGTACAAAATGCAACTACTGCATAAGCACTTGTCCGGTAAACATCAACATTCCAAAATTATTCGATTTTTACAACAATCAAAAAATAGAAAATATCCAAACATTTACGGCAGTGGGTAATGCATATGTAAATTACTCAAAAATAGAGTCAAATGGAATAGCATCAGAATGTATACAATGCGGCAAATGCGTAAAGGAATGTCCACAACATATAAATATCCCAGAAGTCATGGAAGATGTTAAAAAGACTTTTGAAATACCACTATATGGATTTAAAGAAGAGGAATAA
- a CDS encoding sugar O-acetyltransferase, translating to MEETQWRVKGPLELDDDKWAEKFSKAANLQYELNHLHPSQIQRKKELLHELFGQIGENTEVLLPFYCNVGTNIKIGKGSFINTNNNYLDTDSIEIGDYTLLAQGVNIICANHPVSTKERIVPVDDKLDDGKYAYINEEGNFDDSIEYTFVNTRSPVKIGDRCWIGANVIILPGVTIGNNVVIGSGSIVTKDIPDNSIAVGNPAKVIRQND from the coding sequence ATGGAAGAAACTCAATGGAGAGTCAAAGGACCACTGGAATTGGATGATGATAAATGGGCTGAAAAATTCTCAAAAGCAGCCAACTTGCAATATGAACTAAACCATCTACATCCCTCACAAATTCAACGAAAGAAAGAACTGTTACATGAATTATTCGGTCAAATAGGTGAAAACACGGAAGTACTACTGCCCTTCTACTGTAACGTGGGAACAAACATAAAAATAGGAAAAGGATCATTTATCAATACAAACAACAACTACCTTGACACGGATTCAATAGAAATCGGTGACTACACACTACTGGCACAGGGTGTAAACATAATCTGTGCAAATCATCCCGTGAGTACAAAAGAACGCATAGTGCCCGTAGATGACAAACTGGATGATGGAAAATATGCCTACATCAACGAAGAGGGAAACTTCGACGACTCGATAGAATACACATTCGTAAACACAAGAAGTCCTGTAAAAATAGGCGACAGATGCTGGATAGGTGCAAATGTAATAATCTTGCCTGGTGTAACAATCGGAAACAATGTGGTAATAGGTTCAGGCAGTATAGTAACCAAGGATATTCCTGACAATTCAATAGCAGTAGGAAATCCTGCAAAAGTAATAAGACAAAACGATTAG
- a CDS encoding aldo/keto reductase, with the protein MKKLGFGTMRLELVNHDTKEINIDLFKQMIDCFMDAGYNYFDTAYTYLNGNSEKALKKALVERHRRESFFLADKLPIFNLNNASEMEEIFNTQLKRCGVEYFDYYMLHNVSTKHQSKFTDIDSFKFILNKKKEGKIRHIGISCHDDAKFLDNILKKHPEIEFVQLQINYLDWNDEIIQSKACYEVALEHDVDIIIMEPLKGGLMSYEDSDILKEFDKHSSRKAVDLAFSFCKHLDNVMVVLSGMNNMSNLLENIRIFEDDKKLSEDDLEFLDRINRLMHSYDLIKCTGCNYCIDHCPKAIKIPDFLKLYNTQKTSKNHSVGMYYRNMITRYSSSPKDCINCGNCTKFCPQDIDIPKYMDEITTLFK; encoded by the coding sequence ATGAAAAAATTAGGCTTCGGAACCATGAGATTGGAATTGGTCAATCATGATACGAAAGAGATTAACATAGATTTATTTAAACAAATGATCGATTGCTTCATGGATGCCGGTTACAACTACTTTGACACGGCATACACCTATCTAAACGGCAACAGTGAAAAGGCACTAAAAAAAGCTCTGGTTGAACGCCATCGGCGGGAATCATTTTTTCTGGCAGATAAATTGCCGATATTCAATCTAAATAATGCTTCAGAAATGGAAGAGATATTCAATACCCAACTAAAACGATGTGGGGTCGAATACTTCGATTATTACATGTTGCATAACGTAAGTACAAAACATCAAAGCAAATTCACCGATATTGACTCCTTCAAATTTATTTTAAATAAGAAGAAAGAGGGAAAAATCCGGCACATCGGCATATCCTGTCATGATGATGCAAAATTTCTGGATAACATCCTCAAAAAACATCCGGAAATAGAATTCGTACAACTGCAAATAAATTACCTGGACTGGAATGATGAGATAATCCAATCAAAGGCATGTTATGAAGTGGCATTAGAACATGATGTCGACATAATCATAATGGAACCGCTTAAAGGGGGGCTGATGTCCTATGAGGATTCTGACATACTTAAGGAATTTGACAAACATTCCTCCAGAAAGGCGGTGGACTTGGCATTTTCTTTTTGCAAGCACTTGGATAATGTAATGGTTGTATTAAGTGGTATGAACAATATGAGTAACCTTTTGGAAAATATCAGAATATTTGAGGATGATAAAAAATTGTCAGAGGATGATTTGGAGTTTCTTGACAGGATAAACCGGTTAATGCATTCATACGATTTAATCAAATGCACGGGATGTAATTACTGCATTGACCATTGTCCGAAAGCCATAAAGATACCTGATTTTTTAAAGTTATACAACACCCAAAAAACCAGTAAAAATCACTCCGTAGGGATGTATTACAGGAATATGATAACCAGGTATTCCTCCAGTCCAAAAGATTGCATAAACTGTGGAAATTGCACTAAATTCTGTCCGCAGGATATTGATATTCCAAAATACATGGATGAAATAACCACCCTTTTCAAATAA
- a CDS encoding right-handed parallel beta-helix repeat-containing protein, translating into MNNKKLIFTMLMIITIIITASTISANDDTDTQDVEIEKNVQKSINVQEKSLKQDEETVDVNSYEELYDSIATANSQSKNKTINLKDGNYDITQDIDIKGTRKAITITINGNNNIINGNNQKAFISIQKSNTLIINNLTITNTQSNRANAIRNLGNCILNDITIKDTYSKYNNSSSGGAIYNSGLMNINNCKFINNTLDAITFGGAAIYNSNNLTITDSTFENNTSSDGSAIYCLYSKSTVIQNCLFKNNTANSSTIYNLNSNISVEDTHFESNKGEYPICYLLENGQIDLSKCQIYRHLSNGLIYSNGNVSIGNSSISENNVSKSLFYNNNQLNITNSQIQENNGIIVMNNHEALILNSSITSNNAGDTLTENINENATISIQDSIFTNNTSNHICKEIIATTIIKNTTYVNNTCEELYEGSVEHIKASDNTYIGNRLFSQIICDDNYIFNYDEDIQITGIIKTKEVYNTSVTTGKVSLYLNDSCLSYSNVYSNGYNIHITEIINNSSNFRMIFEDVPNYKNCDKNIIIEMLYPEYDVQIISPEAIEYDTPFNYTILIRNTQEANGSNIILTNVLPDNLVYISSDNVDYDNNTWYIPSLKSNESKNLTLTVKSIFPDDILLNITVNDSNTNESSMHEKVIMVQKPALYMNVSDNCENISIADKLRLNISIANNGSGKSGNINVTITMAGIIVYNNIINPINSNEIINVNYDSIINKTGKYNMTLTIHDEVFNLTKHKSYEFDIKKPELIVDKVYVHVNDSINLTAHTTNMNSLDNSTIIFKVNNLTIINYQIITDGSDICLKDFIIPSNWKKRNYTLEVKLYKKGLESVLSGTSSINILKLNVYSVVYEVTGFPNDRITLKATITDERNQKVDMGIARFKINGITIRQTIHVRNGVAILEDYVIPSNYRGPKYNLSLVYGENNLYHSNRNYSTITLEKEESDIDITNTTFIRRQNFTVYARIYRKSNNESAYGGKAIVKINRKTVSPALDVSNGEISFTYPNIPTSHIDCIIVCYSGNNILLGSRKIVGINKFNYR; encoded by the coding sequence ATGAATAATAAAAAATTAATATTTACAATGCTGATGATAATCACAATAATTATAACTGCAAGTACAATAAGTGCAAATGACGATACTGATACACAGGATGTGGAGATTGAAAAAAACGTTCAAAAAAGTATAAACGTTCAGGAAAAATCATTGAAACAAGACGAGGAAACAGTTGACGTGAACTCATATGAAGAACTATACGATTCAATCGCAACGGCAAATTCCCAAAGTAAAAACAAAACGATAAACCTGAAGGATGGAAACTACGACATCACACAGGACATTGATATCAAGGGCACAAGAAAGGCAATTACAATAACCATTAACGGTAACAACAATATCATAAATGGAAATAACCAGAAAGCATTCATATCCATCCAAAAATCAAACACACTAATAATCAATAATCTAACGATAACCAACACCCAATCCAACAGGGCAAATGCGATAAGGAATCTTGGAAATTGTATACTTAATGACATTACCATAAAAGACACATATTCCAAGTACAACAATTCTTCATCGGGTGGAGCAATATACAACTCGGGTTTAATGAATATAAATAACTGCAAGTTCATAAACAATACACTTGATGCCATAACGTTTGGAGGAGCTGCAATATACAATTCAAACAACCTGACAATAACGGATTCAACATTCGAAAACAACACCTCAAGTGATGGATCGGCAATCTATTGTTTATACAGCAAAAGCACAGTAATTCAAAATTGTCTGTTTAAAAACAATACTGCAAATAGCTCCACAATATACAATCTGAACTCCAATATAAGTGTTGAAGATACACACTTTGAATCAAACAAGGGAGAATATCCAATATGTTATCTGCTTGAAAACGGTCAGATAGACTTGTCAAAATGTCAAATATACAGACATCTATCCAATGGATTAATCTACAGCAACGGTAATGTTTCAATAGGAAATTCATCAATATCAGAAAACAATGTGAGCAAATCGCTGTTTTATAACAATAACCAGTTGAACATAACAAATTCACAAATCCAGGAGAATAATGGAATTATTGTTATGAATAACCATGAGGCACTCATCTTAAATTCATCAATAACGTCCAATAATGCAGGCGATACACTTACAGAAAACATTAATGAAAATGCTACGATAAGCATTCAAGATTCCATATTCACCAACAATACCTCAAATCATATATGTAAAGAGATAATTGCAACCACAATAATCAAAAATACCACATACGTCAACAACACATGTGAAGAATTATATGAGGGTAGTGTTGAACATATCAAAGCATCAGACAATACATATATTGGAAATAGACTGTTTTCACAAATAATCTGTGATGATAATTATATCTTCAATTATGATGAGGATATTCAAATAACAGGAATTATAAAGACAAAAGAAGTATATAATACAAGCGTTACAACAGGTAAGGTAAGCCTATACTTAAATGACTCTTGTTTATCATATTCCAATGTTTATTCAAACGGATACAATATTCATATTACTGAAATAATCAATAATTCATCAAATTTTAGAATGATATTCGAAGATGTCCCCAATTACAAAAATTGTGACAAAAATATAATAATAGAAATGTTATATCCAGAATATGATGTTCAAATAATATCACCAGAAGCCATAGAATACGATACGCCATTTAATTACACAATCCTCATCAGAAATACCCAAGAGGCAAATGGCAGCAACATCATATTGACAAATGTACTTCCAGATAATCTCGTGTATATCTCATCGGACAACGTGGATTATGACAACAACACATGGTACATCCCTAGTCTTAAGTCAAATGAAAGCAAGAACCTGACCTTGACTGTAAAAAGCATTTTCCCCGATGACATACTGCTAAATATTACTGTCAATGATTCAAATACGAATGAAAGTTCAATGCATGAAAAGGTTATAATGGTACAAAAACCTGCACTCTACATGAACGTATCAGACAATTGTGAAAACATAAGCATAGCAGATAAGTTGAGATTAAATATTAGCATTGCAAACAATGGAAGCGGAAAAAGTGGAAACATTAATGTGACAATCACCATGGCTGGAATCATTGTCTACAACAATATCATTAATCCGATAAATAGTAATGAAATCATAAACGTTAATTATGACTCGATAATTAACAAGACAGGTAAATACAACATGACTCTCACCATACATGATGAAGTATTTAACCTTACAAAACATAAGAGTTATGAATTTGATATAAAAAAACCAGAACTGATTGTTGATAAGGTCTATGTACACGTAAATGATAGCATTAACCTGACAGCCCACACTACCAATATGAATTCATTGGACAATTCAACCATCATATTTAAGGTAAATAATCTAACAATCATCAATTATCAGATAATAACCGACGGATCAGACATTTGTTTAAAGGATTTTATAATTCCATCCAACTGGAAAAAAAGAAACTACACACTGGAAGTTAAACTATACAAGAAGGGTCTTGAGAGTGTTTTATCAGGTACATCCTCAATAAATATCCTTAAATTGAATGTTTACTCTGTTGTGTATGAAGTAACAGGTTTCCCAAATGACAGGATAACTTTAAAAGCAACAATAACTGATGAACGAAACCAAAAGGTTGATATGGGAATCGCCAGGTTTAAGATTAACGGAATAACAATCAGACAGACCATCCATGTAAGAAATGGAGTTGCCATACTTGAAGATTATGTTATTCCATCCAACTACAGAGGACCGAAGTATAACCTATCACTGGTATACGGTGAAAACAACCTATATCACTCCAACAGAAACTATTCAACGATTACACTTGAAAAAGAAGAATCAGACATTGATATAACCAATACAACATTCATCAGAAGACAAAACTTTACGGTATATGCTCGAATTTACAGAAAATCAAATAATGAAAGTGCATATGGCGGCAAAGCCATTGTAAAAATAAACAGAAAAACAGTATCCCCCGCATTGGATGTTTCCAATGGTGAAATATCATTCACCTATCCGAATATTCCTACCAGCCATATCGATTGTATAATCGTATGCTATTCAGGTAATAATATTCTACTAGGAAGCAGAAAAATCGTGGGAATTAACAAATTTAATTATAGGTAA